The Micavibrio sp. TMED2 genome includes a window with the following:
- a CDS encoding sigma-54-dependent Fis family transcriptional regulator: protein MAHDILIVDDEADIRTMIADILQDEGYEVRQAADADQALEAVKSRQPSLVILDIWLEGSRMDGLGILEILRHEHPGLPVLMISGHGTVETAVAAIKKGAYDFIEKPFKTDRLLLTVDRAVEAAKLRRENRELRIRANAVTDLIGKSSQVNHLKLAIERVAPTNSRVLITGAPGSGKEVVARVLHEQSRRKDGPFVVLNCAIMRPEHFEVELFGAEQIAEGQPHKIGLLEQAHGGTLLLDEIADLPLETQGKIVRVLQEQTFHRVGGTQKIGVDVRVIASSNRNLQEEMQEGRMRQDLYYRLNVVPLEVPALQERRDDIPVLLRHFMNLASETTGLPAREIGDDAMAALQAYEWPGNVRQLRNVIDWLLIMAAEDPIRADMLPGEIGSSAPDVVKWERGAEIMSLPLREAREVFEREYLMAQVNRFGGNISRTASYVGMERSALHRKLKSLGVQSSDRLRAKTGGGASMVGGDGDMATPPTVN, encoded by the coding sequence ATGGCGCACGATATTCTGATTGTCGATGATGAGGCCGATATCCGCACAATGATCGCGGATATCCTTCAGGACGAGGGTTATGAGGTACGGCAGGCAGCCGATGCCGATCAGGCACTGGAAGCCGTCAAATCACGCCAGCCAAGTCTGGTGATTCTCGATATCTGGCTCGAGGGCAGCCGTATGGATGGCCTCGGTATTCTTGAGATCCTGCGCCATGAGCATCCGGGTCTGCCGGTGCTCATGATTTCAGGCCATGGCACTGTCGAAACCGCTGTCGCTGCCATCAAGAAGGGCGCCTACGACTTCATCGAAAAGCCCTTCAAGACCGACCGTCTGCTGCTGACCGTTGATCGCGCCGTTGAAGCCGCCAAATTGCGGCGGGAAAACCGCGAGCTGCGTATCCGGGCCAATGCTGTCACTGACCTGATCGGCAAATCCTCTCAGGTAAACCACCTGAAACTCGCCATCGAGCGCGTCGCCCCGACCAACAGCCGGGTGCTGATTACCGGTGCACCGGGTTCCGGTAAGGAAGTGGTTGCCCGCGTTCTGCACGAACAGTCCCGCCGCAAGGATGGCCCGTTTGTAGTGCTGAACTGCGCCATCATGCGGCCTGAGCATTTCGAGGTTGAGCTGTTCGGCGCTGAGCAGATCGCCGAGGGCCAGCCGCACAAGATTGGTCTGCTGGAGCAGGCCCATGGTGGCACCCTGTTGCTGGATGAAATCGCTGACCTGCCGCTGGAAACCCAGGGCAAGATCGTGCGCGTGCTGCAAGAGCAGACCTTCCACCGGGTTGGTGGTACCCAGAAAATCGGTGTCGATGTCCGCGTGATCGCGTCGAGCAACCGCAACCTGCAGGAAGAAATGCAGGAAGGCCGGATGCGCCAGGACCTGTATTACCGCCTGAATGTCGTGCCGCTTGAAGTCCCGGCACTGCAGGAGCGCCGCGACGATATTCCGGTTCTGCTGCGCCACTTCATGAATCTGGCGTCCGAAACCACTGGCCTGCCAGCCCGTGAAATCGGTGATGATGCCATGGCCGCACTACAGGCCTATGAATGGCCAGGCAATGTCCGTCAGCTGCGCAATGTCATCGACTGGCTGCTGATCATGGCTGCAGAAGACCCCATCCGCGCCGATATGCTGCCGGGTGAAATCGGCTCCAGCGCACCGGATGTGGTGAAGTGGGAGCGTGGTGCTGAAATCATGAGCCTGCCACTGCGTGAAGCCCGTGAGGTGTTCGAGCGTGAATACCTGATGGCACAGGTCAACCGTTTCGGTGGCAATATCTCTCGCACGGCCTCTTATGTCGGCATGGAACGCTCGGCCCTGCACCGCAAACTGAAGTCTCTCGGTGTCCAGAGCAGCGATCGCCTGCGTGCCAAGACCGGCGGCGGTGCCAGCATGGTTGGCGGCGACGGTGACATGGCAACGCCACCAACCGTAAATTAG